The Leptospira sp. WS39.C2 genome contains a region encoding:
- a CDS encoding VanW family protein produces the protein MKLKIKYLIRWAKDLLTGVYFQFGLKPMPVMPLHWEYETSITLPILPSPFKQGKLQNLKIAIDNINKRVLYPGKIFCFWYEIGNPTKKKGYMEGRVIRNGNLTSEVAGGLCQLSGITYYLALEVGLKILERFPHTRDLYTEESRFTPLGTDASVVYPTKDLRIKNSLPYPLLFSWELTEDSLTFQIKSPEQVHRSQLVFQQIQKNRCSNVLVFRKSEVDGELKLCSSDDYQL, from the coding sequence TTGAAATTGAAAATAAAATACCTCATACGATGGGCTAAGGACCTCCTTACAGGTGTTTATTTTCAATTCGGCCTAAAGCCAATGCCGGTAATGCCACTTCATTGGGAGTATGAGACTTCCATCACATTACCTATTTTACCATCACCATTCAAACAAGGCAAACTCCAAAACTTAAAAATAGCAATCGATAATATCAATAAACGAGTGTTATATCCTGGAAAAATATTTTGTTTTTGGTATGAAATAGGTAACCCTACAAAAAAGAAAGGGTATATGGAAGGCCGTGTCATCCGAAATGGCAATCTAACTAGTGAAGTAGCGGGTGGACTTTGCCAATTATCGGGCATTACCTATTACCTTGCATTGGAGGTCGGACTTAAGATTTTGGAACGATTCCCCCACACTCGCGATTTGTATACAGAGGAATCCCGCTTCACACCTCTCGGAACCGATGCCTCTGTTGTGTATCCAACAAAAGATCTACGGATCAAAAATTCTCTACCCTACCCCTTATTATTTTCATGGGAACTCACTGAAGATTCGCTTACATTCCAAATCAAAAGTCCAGAGCAAGTCCATCGAAGCCAATTGGTATTCCAACAAATTCAGAAAAATAGATGTTCGAATGTCTTAGTCTTTCGAAAATCGGAAGTTGATGGTGAACTCAAACTCTGTTCTTCCGATGACTACCAATTATAA
- a CDS encoding DUF2452 domain-containing protein produces the protein MEEVLSNHHSLTYGTSRLAPAISLVDRAKEIELAEESVKLHVHGKLEVIAKQIRALKLEADLILQQAEKDIELHKAKCQFEKKPGQLIYLYSKQGGDYFSLLSPSEWGGNPPHPFKAAYTLNPDRSFTEIPLGPKD, from the coding sequence ATGGAAGAAGTGCTCTCAAACCACCACAGTCTCACTTATGGAACCAGTCGATTGGCTCCCGCTATCAGTTTAGTAGACCGAGCAAAAGAAATTGAACTCGCAGAAGAGTCCGTCAAATTGCACGTTCACGGAAAATTAGAAGTCATTGCAAAACAAATCCGAGCATTGAAGTTGGAAGCGGATCTCATTTTACAACAAGCGGAAAAGGACATCGAACTGCACAAAGCAAAATGCCAATTTGAGAAAAAACCAGGTCAGTTGATTTACCTCTATTCTAAGCAGGGTGGAGATTATTTCTCATTATTATCTCCCAGTGAATGGGGTGGCAATCCTCCTCATCCTTTTAAGGCAGCATATACACTAAATCCAGACAGGAGTTTTACTGAAATTCCGCTTGGACCAAAGGATTAA